A portion of the Babylonia areolata isolate BAREFJ2019XMU chromosome 16, ASM4173473v1, whole genome shotgun sequence genome contains these proteins:
- the LOC143290989 gene encoding uncharacterized protein LOC143290989: MYSVVVLAAFVALSQGLDVQDFQEVVGNATFIFHQYERVLITIRGDNCYFTEVVTSLHPELADPKQRKLILDKVTQSIDANDFRASNISEARDRFHDRLADFHCFDKHIFVLELNAAMCDDDSSCAQQSRLFPIMCYDPYGYASCSHFCTFCAPPKPTILTTTTAFPSTPLSTTDVTIRSFSNCVDEIASCAQFKELFPMVCADPVGRSKCSKFCGLCAASTSESPTLTVRKVKNGEPSDKNDTEKPCTVRRSVASSNP, translated from the exons TCCCAAGGGCTTGACGTTCAAGACTTCCAGGAAGTTGTCGGGAATGCTACCTTCATCTTTCACCAATACGAG AGGGTTCTGATCACCATCCGGGGAGACAACTGCTACTTCACGGAAGTGGTCACCTCTCTCCACCCCGAGCTGGCTGACCCCAAACAACGGAAACTCATTCTG GATAAAGTGACGCAGTCCATTGACGCCAACGACTTCAGAGCCAGCAACATTTCAGAAGCACGGGACCGCTTCCACGACAGACTGGCTGATTTCCATTGCTTTGACAAACACATCTTTGTCCTGGAACTGAACg CGGCCATGTGTGACGACGACTCTTCCTGTGCTCAGCAGAGCAGGCTTTTCCCCATCATGTGCTACGATCCCTATGGCTACGCCAGCTGCAGCCACTTTTGTACATTCTGCG CCCCACCGAAacccaccatcctcaccaccaccactgcgtttccctccacacccctcagcACCACTGACGTCACTATAAGGTCATTCTCCAACTGCGTGGACGAAATTGCCTCGTGTGCCCAGTTCAAAGAGTTGTTCCCCATGGTCTGCGCTGATCCTGTCGGTCGCAGCAAATGCAGCAAGTTTTGTGGACTGTGTG CTGCATCAACGTCTGAATCCCCAACACTGACCGTGCGGAAAGTGAAAAACGGTGAACCAAGCGACAAGAACGACACGGAAAAACCCTGCACCGTTCGGCGTTCTGTTGCCAGTAGCAACCCCTGA